In the genome of Xenopus laevis strain J_2021 chromosome 1S, Xenopus_laevis_v10.1, whole genome shotgun sequence, one region contains:
- the fam214b.S gene encoding LOW QUALITY PROTEIN: protein FAM214B (The sequence of the model RefSeq protein was modified relative to this genomic sequence to represent the inferred CDS: inserted 8 bases in 5 codons; deleted 12 bases in 8 codons; substituted 13 bases at 13 genomic stop codons), with translation IEMDLPPKEEAGXDGCSGLLGAPKSSKPNGALDGRAECRFLVGFPXADHQIQRVYHVSIILMCQPLKTSSRKHXRASSXTQLFQEATRSPKRAFWGHPRSRWPLDQSEVAMGGGKQDNIEDDFLSVEVPLCYLAQHFFPXLAYMSLXRPCLSLPSRESXSRLQSSQLFIVCQQTDSHLXSDQGALYSNPAEHKRLCQMDCPHPLGNGTKVIFGXXGIXRNXGELATNQHHTXSKFLQTLHSLRAQPKCPAQPNGNLSAEPMLKEPLSHAGGPIRGSALQKGGNTFPPPPRAHFRHCTPGNGCQKGKLASIQANRQTLLLRXGQSKKCEGRPRCQALHESLQEPPTLKAAPFWNQSLPAARRSQKAVLSEHSGEDQTRAASKSKIPDQLQKGPAARSWANSCISRPRWATLRXVYLKGRFPPPGHIEGFTAEIGASGSYCPQHVXLPVQVTYFHISEHRSPHPSAGSINLEAVGKGYTSPALEPTRGTLFNPKDCGEMFLVTYDLKDMXPNHNTFLRHRIFLVPVEERGEGGGEGPRRXWSMNPIPARGTARRILCYLMHLRFPEIQIRGKITYGDIRLLFSRKSIEVDSRSRMNEIFSTETPSNPKYSLGFEGENT, from the exons ATTGAGATGGATTTACCACCTAAGGAGGAGGCTG CAGATGGGTGCTCAGGACTGCTGGGAGCTCCAAAATCATCAAAGCCAAATGGAGCATTGGATGGAAGGGCA GAGTGCAGGTTTCTGGTTGGGTTCCCTTGAGCAGATCACCAGATTCAGAGAGTTTATCATGTCTCCATCATCCTGATGTGCCAGCCTCTAAAAACCTCTTCCCGCAAACATTAAAGGGCCTCTTCCTGAACCCAGCTCTTTCAAGAAGCCACCAGG AGTCCAAAGAGAGCCTTCTGGGGTCACCCAAGaagcagatgg cctttagaCCAGTCTGAAGTTGCGATGGGAGGAGGAAAACAGGACAATATTGAAGATGACTTTCTCTCAGTTGAGGTA CCACTGTGTTATCTTgctcagcattttttcccatagttgGCCTACATGTCACTGTAGCGACCGTGCTTGAGCCTCCCCTCTAGAGAGT AGTCTAGACTGCAGAGTAGTCAGTTGTTCATAGTTTGTCAGCAGACAGACTCTCATTT GAGTGACCAAGGCGCATTGTACAGCAACCCAGCAGAGCACAAAAGATTATGCCAGATGGACTGTCCACACCCACTGGGAAATGGGACTAAGGTTATCTTTGGATAATGAGGAATATAACGGAACTGAGGGGAGCTTGCCACCAACCAGCACCATACTTGATCAAAGTTTTTGCAAACATTGCACAGCCTGAGGGCCCAGCCGAAATGCCCTGCTCAACCCAACGGTAAT CTGTCAGCAGAACCGATGTTGAAAGAGCCCCTTTCCCACGCTGGAGGCCCAATCAGAGGGTCAGCCCTGCAGAAGGGGGGAaacaccttccccccccccccaagggccCATTTCCGCCATTGTACTCCAGGGAATGGCTGTCAAAAGGGAAAGCTTGCTTCCATCCAAGCGAATCGGCAGACTCTGCTCCTGAGATGAGGCCAAAGCAAGAAGTGCGAGGGCAGGCCAAGATGCCAAGCGTTACATGAGAGCCTGCAGGAGCCACCGACTCTTAAGGCTGCCCCCTTCTGGAATCAATCTCTACCAGCAGCCCGA CGCTCGCAGAAAG CAGTTCTCTCAGAGCACAGTGGCGAAGACCAAACGAGGGCTGCATCGAAATC gaaaatcCCTGATCAGCTCCAGAAGGGACCTGCAGCGAGGAGCTGGGCCAATTCCTGCATCAGTCGCCCCCGCTGGGCAACTTTGAGGT GAGTCTATCTGAAGGGCCGATTCCCTCCTCCCGGTCACATCGAAGGATTCACTGCAGAG ATTGGTGCCAGCGGCTCCTACTGCCCCCAGCATGT ATTACCAGTCCAAGTCACCTACTTCCATATCTCTGAGCACAGGTCCCCTCA CCCATCCGCAGGGAGTATCAATCTGGAAGCAGTTGGAAAAGGGTACACGTCCCCAGCACTGGAACCTACAAGGGGA ACCTTATTTAACCCAAAAGACTGTGGTGAAATGTTTCTTGTTACCTACGACCTGAAGGACAT CCCCAATCACAATACCTTCCTGCGCCACCGCATCTTCCTGGTGCCCGTGGAAGAAAGAGGAGAAGGCGGCGGAGAGGGGCCCCGAAGATAATGGTCG ATGAATCCAATCCCAGCAAGGGGGACGGCCAGGAGGATCTTGTGTTATCTCATGCACCTGAG GTTTCCAGAGATCCAGATCAGGGGGAAAATTACCTACGGGGACATCCGCCTCCTCTTTTCCCGTAAGTCGATTGAAGTGGACTCTAGATCCCGTATGAATGAAATTTTTTCAACcgaaactcccagcaaccccaaATACTCCCTCGGGTTTGAAGGTGAAAACACATGA